In Nitrosomonas stercoris, the genomic stretch TGTGGCTCTCCTGCAGCAGGATAGAGTCACAATACTGGGGCCAGATAGCGGTGAACAGGCTTGTGGAGAATATGGTGCAGGTCGTATGCTGGAACCAGCTGATTTGTTGGCAGCTGTTCGTCGTTTCTTCCAGCCGAAATACCTTGAAGGTAAACGAGTACTAATAACAGCTGGCCCAACTTTTGAGGCAATAGATGCGGTGAGAGGATTAACCAATCGCAGTTCTGGAAGAATGGGGCTGGCAATGGCGCAAGCCGCACTTGAAGCGGGCACGCGAGTGACATTGATTTGTGGCCCAATTTGCCTGCCATTGCCAGCTGTTCATAAATTTGTCCAAGTCGTCAGTGCTGAGGAAATGTTGGCAGCAGTCAAAAATGAGGTGGACAACAGTGATATTTTTATCAGTGTCGCGGCGGTCGCAGATTATCGTCCCGCTGAATACCATGCTTCCAAACTCAAAAAGAAAGAGCAGAATATCACGCTAACATTAGTGCCTAATCCTGATATTGTGCGCTATGTAGCTAGTTTGCCCAACCCACCGTTTTGTGTTGGATTTGCGGCAGAAACAGATAATATTGAGCAGTATGCAGCAGAAAAACGAAGCAGAAAAAAATTACCGTTGATTGTTGCCAATCATGCTACTGAAGCAATTGGTGCTGATGCAAGTACTTTGATGTTGCTGGATGAAGAGGGAACGCATCATCTACCAAAAGTTGATAAAAGTGTGCAGGCCAGACTGGTAATGGCGCACATTGCCCACCTTTACGATAATCGCAAGAATAACTACCAGAAACATTTCCATCATGATGAAACAAGTTGATATCAAATTACTTGATGCGCGCTTGCAGGATTGTATGCCTAATTATGCAACACCCGGATCAGCGGGATTAGATTTACGTGCTTGTATTGATGCGCAGATTAAAATTCAGCCAGGTGAAACTTTGCTGATTCCTTCTGGAATAGCAATTCATCTAGCTGACCCCGGTTTTGCCGCTGTGGTTCTGCCACGTTCCGGCTTGGGACATAAGCATGGAATCGTGCTGGGCAATCTGGTGGGGCTGATCGATTCGGATTATCAGGGACAAATCTTGGTTTCCTGCTGGAATCGAGGGCAGACCACATTTGCACTGGAACCATTGGAGCGAATTGCGCAGCTGGTCATCGTTCCGGTAATACAAGCCAGCTTCAATGTGGTGAATGATTTTCAGCAGAGTCAGCGCGGAGAGCAGGGATTCGGTAGTACCGGTAAATGCTGAGAGCCTGTTTCGCTGTACTGTTGATAATCAGCGGATTGAATACGGCTGGCGCCGAAAATCAACAGTTACCAATCATGAAGCTCAGTATTCTGGATCACGTAATCACCGTCGAGCTGGCGGATACCGCATCAGCTCGCATGATTGGGCTGATGCATCGACGTAAGCTGCCGGAAAATGACGGTATGCTTTTTATTTTTCCAGCTCCCGGTATTCATTGCATGTGGATGAAAGATACCGTTATTCCTCTGAGTGTCGCCTTCCTGGATGAAATGGGAAAGATCATCAATCTTGCTGAAATGGTGCCTGAAACACTTATTCCACACTGCTCGGTCAGTGCAGCACGATATGCACTTGAAATGAATTCTGGTTGGTTTACAGCACGAAAGATCAAAGTGGGTGATCGGACTATAGAAGCCATAAATTCCGGCAGCATATGGTAAAAATATACGTATTACCATACGAGCCGTCACAGGTGTGGATACTATCTGTTTGACAACAGGCCAGTTTCTGCCTTTCATACATAAAAAATTTCTATCGTTATTTGCAGTATCTAGAAAGGTATTGTAAGTAAGCATACATAAGCTTCTCGTTTGACCCTATTCAATTGTTATGAGATTATCTGGTCTCTGTTGAATCTTCTACCTGGAATAATTAGCAGAATGTACAGGAATGACCGTGACTTCCGGAAGTGATGTAACTGACAAAATGCCGGGAGAGTATCCGGGAAGAGTTTAATAAATTATCCGGACATGTCTGAAACGGGAAGCTGATCACCACGTTCCGGTGAGTACATTGATATTGCACGACGTATGACGGTAGGGACCATCAAAACACAATGTCATACCAGCGGATCGCACGCTATCTATCGCAATAATACGATGTCGGGTATTTAGCCGGGCAATGCTTTTTTAATGATTACCCAGAAACGAGGAGACAGGTAATGAAATATCGTTTTACCAGAGCAGCCAGTAGTTTTTTATGTGCAACGGTTGTCGGGGTGAGTGCACCCGGTTTTGCCAGTGAGCTGATTTTCGATACTACCAATGGCATCGCAAAATTGGATGGTGCAGCGCTCAGCAGTATCAATGGAACAGGTTTTAACTATCACGTTACTGATCAAGGGCTGGGGCAGTTCATCTTTGGAGGAAATCTTGATTTATCATCCTTTGATACGGTGAAAGGTACCGGTGATCGAGGTGTTTCCCTGCTGGTGGTGGGTGATGTTCACATTGGAGAAAATACTACCATAGATGTTTCTGCCGCCGAAACACCTAAACGCTACCTCGGCTCAGCGGGTGGTCCCGGTGGTGGTACTGGCGGTGATGGGGGTCTGGGTGGAACAGGTGGCCTCGGGGGAGCGGGTGGTGCAGAGCATAAGCTGGAGCAGATAAACCGCAATGGAGGCCCTGGATCTGATTATATTCGTGAAGACGGCACTAATTCGGAGGTAGGGATAGGCCCGGGTGAAAACGGCAAGAAGGGTATCGATGGCGCTGATGGTTTGGCTGGTCACATGGGAAATCCTGGTGCTGTTGGGCAGGATGGTGGCTCTGGTACTGGTAACTATACGGTTGCTGCAGGTGGAGCTCCGGGTATCATGAGAACGACTCCTTAGAGCCTGTTTACGATCTTCTGAGTAATAGTGCCAAGAAAGCCAAATGAATGAGCTGCAAGCTGGTATCAAGTTTACGTTCGCAGTTTTTCCATAATCTTCGGCACTTTTCCAGCCAGGCGAAACTATGTTCCACTATCCAGCGCCTGGGCATAACCTTGAAGGTATGCAGTTTGCTGCGTTTGGCGATCTGCACGGTGACAGGTTTGCCCAGAATTTCTTGCACACTTTCGGCAAATGGTGCTCCAGTATAGCCACCGTCACACAGCAAACCTTGTACTTGCCCCAAACTCGATCTGCAACGCTTCAAGGCCTGCAATGCACCGTTACGGTCAGTCACTTCCGCTGTCGTCACTGCAATGGCGTGCGGCAACCCCAAGGTATCAACAGCGATATGGCGCTTGATGCCCGACACCTTCTTGCCGGCGTCATAGCCTTTCTGGTCAGCCGTGTCTGTATTCTTCACGCTTTGCGCGTCCACAATCAAGAACGTGCTGCAAGCGTTGCGCCCCAGTTTCTCTCGGGCCGCGCCAACCTGATTTTTTTAATGCCTGCTCCAGCACGCTCACGCCGTGCTGGTCAGGCTCATTCCATTTGCGCCAATAGGCATATACACTCTGCCATTTGGGAAACTCTCCGGGCAAAAATCTCCACTGGCAACCAGTACGCAGCAGATACAGCACAGCACAAAATACTTCATACAAATCTATTGTCGTGGGTTTGGTGCTGCGCCTCACGCTACGCAATAGCGGCTCTATCTCGGCAAACTTCTCTTTGCTAATATCACCGGCATATTTTGTTCTCTTCATCCACGTATCGTAAGGAATAATGATGAGATCGTAAACGGGCTCTTATAATGGTGGTGAGGGTGGATTAGGTGGTACTGGGGGGTTAGGCGGTAATGATAATAGGCCATCAGGAGATAAAGAACCTAATAAAGGTACTCCTGGCGCTAACGGTGCTGATGGGAGATGGGGCAGTGAGGGGGATGGAGGATACAATGGTGCTGATGGCACAAATCTGGCCAGAGGTGAAGTTATCTCGGGGGGTGGTGGTGGTGCTGGCGGTGGCGGTAGTGCTGGTGGACAGGGTGGCGGTGGTGCTGGTGCCGGTGGCCAGGGAGGTGGTGGCGGCGGCGGTAGGAGTCTTGATTTTTATAGAGACGGTGGTGATGGCGGGCACGGCGGTGGTGGTGGCGCCGGTGGGCGTGGTGGTGACGGTGGCACTGGAGGTATAGGCGGTGGTGGAGGCGGGGGTGGCGGTGCGCTGGAAATCATTGCCCTGGGCACTATGCAGGTGGGCGGTACATTCCTCGCGCGGGGTGATGCCGGATATCCCAACAGAGATTATTCTTTCGACTGGAGTGGCCAATATGGCCATAACGGTGCGGCTGGTTACGGCGGCGCACCGGGGAAGGATGTGTCAGCTGAAGATGGTGCTGACGGAGGCTATGGCGGGCGTGGCGGACTCGGTGGCCATGGAGGTTATGGTGGATCGGGCGGTACCGGCGGTGACGGTGCCGGCGGTACTATCAAGCTTGCGGGTACCACGATTGCTACTGTCGGCTCCGATGCTCCAAGGGTGGATGCTTCCGGCGGTAACGATACAGAGGCTACTCAGGGGCGATTTATTCTCTCCCAGGGTTCCAATGGCTCAGCTTCGTTCAACGTTCAAGGTGCCAATGTCGAAAATTTTGATGGGCCACAGATCCATAATCCCTATATTTATGTTCCCGATAGCCTGGCTGATTTTGCTCCGAGTGATACTTCTATGAACGGAGATTTCCGCTTCGATACCGCTCCAATGATCGGTCTGACTACCGGGCCGGATACATTCGGTATCGTTGCCGGCCTCAGTGCTCAAGATGTCATGTTCGATGCTTTGCGCAATCAGGCGCCGGATGGCGCGCTGGCTGCATTGTTGCGTGTCGAAAATTTACCCGGGCATCCTGATCTGCTCGGCACTGATCAAATCCTGCTGCTTAATCTCACTGACGATCTGCTGAATGATCTTGCAGTTGGGGCAACCCTGGCCTCTTTTAATGCACCTGTGATCCCTTTACAGCTGATGTTGGGGGGCTACGAGCATAATCCTCTGTTCCTCGCCACTGCGGCGCCAACATTCCTCAACGGGCTGACACCTGATCAAATCTTCGCATTCACCGTGCCGGATGACATCGAATTACGCTATACGCTGTCGGTCGGAAGTTTAGGAAGTAATAACGGTATATTGTCCACTGCAGGAGCGGGAGCCATTTATCTCACAGCGGAAACTACCCGTGCTGTACCTGAGCCTGATACCGTCGCCTTGCTGCTATTAGGCTTGTTTGGTATGACTGCTCGGCGCCGGGCACCATGCACTCGTATGGCATGATGTGAGCCACACAGGGGAATCTACCCATTGATAAGTGTTTTATCGGGTTGCAGGAGATCCCTGATGTGACTCGCAGGGCGCGTGAAACTCGCACCAAAATGGGGCTTGTCCACCTCTGCAACTAACCCCCCGGCTAAACTTGTCAACCATATAAGGATGCAGACAGAACCCCGGGGGGGTTATATAGCACATTCACTTGATCCTACTGCTCTTGCTGACGGTCCTTACTCCCTTGGCCAGATAAATGACAAATTTGCCATTGGCATTCACCGCTTTAATGACGTACTCGGAATAACCTGTTGATAGCAATCTCTCCGAACACATTAAAAATGTTCTCAAACAGCATGGATTCAAGAAGCTGTCACAAAGTCTGGTGACGCACGGTAAGTTTGGTACCTAAAGCATGATTTACCGATCATTCATCCTTAATTAAATCCTTTTTTATTTTTCATGATTTATATGATAATAATTACACAAATGATAACTATTTGCGTTTGTGTGTTCAAGTGTCAGCCATTACCAACACGGTAGGCTGACAGCAAAAACTGCTACCACCTGCCTTGTTTCCTAGATGTTTAGTCTCACGATATACCCGCATAAGGAGGGATAAGCTATGGACAGATATTGCACAAGTGCGCCTGCACGACAGAGGTATTGCGTCGATCGATACAAGATAGTGAAGAGAGCATAGCGTCGCTGGCCGAATGATGTTATGACCTGAACCCGAAGACAGTTCACAAGTGGAAGCGCCGCAAGTTTGCTCATGATGAGCAGATAGGGTCGAAGAACCCGCGTTCGACGGTGGAAGAAGAAATCATTATCGTTGCCTTCCGTCAGATAATGTTGCTATCGCCGGATGATTGCCTATACACGCTGCAATCGAGCATTCCACGGCTGATGCCAAGCCGCTGACCAAATACGGCAAGCTGGAAGCAGCGCAGTTCCTGCGCAATCTCATCGCCATCGTACCGTATAAAATCCACACCCTCCTGATCGACAGTGGCATCTAATTCTGCATACCGCAATGGCACAGTGGATCACACGTATGTTCGATCAGTGCCGCAACGAGCATGGTATTGAACATCGCCTCACCAAGTGAGGGCATCCCTGGACGAATGGATAAGTCGAGTATATGAACAGGACGATCAAGGATACGATTGTTAAGAAGTACTATTATCAGTCATATGACGAGTTGAAGAAACATCTGCATACGTTCTTGATGGCCTACAACTTTGCCAAGTGGCTCAAAGCCATTAAAGGGGGCTGAAGTGCTAATACTCCAGCTTGAACAGGCTTCATTGATGACTAAATGTTTATGCCATCAAATACCAGGACTAAACACGTTAGTTCTATCGCATACCGGGGAGCATTCCCTTGACTGCTCTCATCATTTTGGCCATTCCTCCCTTATTCATCATTTTCATCATCTTGCGCGCCTGCTCAAACTGTGTAAGCAGCCGATTGACTTCCTGTACAGTAACACCGGAACCAGCAGCAATCCGACGTTTGCGAGAAGCCTTGATAATTTCTGGTTTGGCGCGTTCCTGTGGCGTCATCGAATTGATAATTCCATCGGTGCGGTTGATGACCGTTTCATCCACATTCATATTTTGTGCTGCCTGACTGAGTTGGCGTGGCAATTTATCCAGCATGGCACTCATGCCCCCCATTTTTTTCATTTGCTGAAATTGCTGTTGAAAATCATTGAGATCAAAGCCTTTGCCCGATTTCATTTTTTTCATCAGGCGTTCTGCATCTTTCTGATCAGAACTGCGTTGTGCTTCCTCAATCAAGCCGAGTACATCACCCATCCCGAGAATACGTGAAGCCATACGATCCGGATGAAAGGGTTCCAATCCGGTTAGTTTTTCAGCGACACCAGCAAATTTGATTGGTTTGCCGGTCACATGACGAACCGATAGAGCGGCACCGCCGCGCGCGTCGCCATCCAGCTTGGTGAGAATGACGCCAGTCAGCGGTAGTGCTTCTGAAAATGCCTTGGCGGTATTGACAGCATCTTGCCCTTGCATGGCATCAACTACAAAAAATGTTTCAGCGGGCTTGAGTAGTTGCTCTAATTGGCTGATTTCCTGCATCATTGCTTCATCGATTCCCAAGCGTCCAGCGGTGTCAACAATAATGACATCATGGTGATGCTTGCGAGCAAAGTCTAATGCAGCCGTACTGATTTCCGCTGGCTTTTGGCCAGTTTTGGCCGAAAAAAAATCAGCGCCAGTTTGTTCAGCTAACAAGGCTAGTTGTTCAATTGCAGCGGGGCGGTAAACGTCACAAGATACCAGCAGCACCTTCTTCTTTTTTTGTTCCATGAGCCATTTGGCCAATTTACCGCTGCTGGTAGTTTTACCAGCACCTTGTAATCCTGCCATTAAAATGACAGCAGGAGGGGTGACATTCAGATTAATTTCTGCCTTGTCTCCTCCCATAATGGCGACCAGCTCTTCATGCACGACACCGACCAGTGCTTGGCCAGGTGAAAGTTTATCCATGACTTCATGACCAACAGCGCGTTCCTTGACGCGCTCAATAAATGTTTTGATGGCAGGTAAGGCAACATCCGCTTCAATTAACGCCATGCGCACTTCACGCAAAGCATCTTTAATATTACTTTCTGTCAGACGTGCTTCTCCACGCAGTGTTTTTATGACACTGGAAAAGCGTTCGGTTAAATTGTCAAACATGCAGGCTCCTGTAGAAATGAGGTTGGCTGGTGAACGTTGTGCTCTATGTTAAACTTTATGAAATCTGTCAAACAGTACTTCAGCTTTATCTAAACGAAGGGTAGACTGATTGCCTATTCATCAATTGCCTAGATTAATTATCGATGTCCAGTATTCTAACTTATCTCACAGCTTCATTGCTTTACGGGATTGCCGGCTGGTATTTTTGGAAAGCATTGCATACAGCAGCACCAGCATTGCATATGGATGGCACCAAGGCTGAGCCGAATGTAAAGCTGCAGCAATTTGTCATGCTGGTCCCCTTAGCATTGCATGGCGCGGTGCTGTACCAATTGGTGTTTATGGATGATATGCTGAGTTTTGGGGTGGGGAATGCCATCTCAACGATTGTGTGGCTGACCGCCTTGATTTACTGGAGTTCAGGTTTTTTTACTTCGCTGCGAGAATTGCAAAATCTGGTGGCACCTATTTCTGCCATTGCGGCAATTGCCGTGTTGATTCCTCTGATACTGCCTTCTGTTCATCCATTGGCGCATGCTGGCATGACAGCGTTTAAAGCACATTTGCTGACAGCGATGCTTGCCTACAGCTTGTTTATTATTGCGGCTTTGCATGCAATGTTAATGATGTTGCTTGAGCGTCGTTTGCATCATTCGCTGGTATCTTTAATATTTGTGCAGCTTCCCCCTTTGCTTGTCATGGACAAAATGCTATTCCGCATTGTGTGGGTTGGATTTGTTTTGCTCAGCCTTACTTTACTAAGCGGGGTGGTATTTTCAGAAGAGTTATTTGGGCAGTCGGTACCCTTTACCCATAAGTCGATATTTGGCTTTATCTCCTGGGGTATTTTTGCGGCGTTACTTGCCGGTCGACATTTGTATGGTTGGCGTGGTCGAACCGCCATACGCTGGATGCTGGCTGGATTTATTGCGCTGATTTTGTCTTATATTGGTAGTAAATTTGTATTGGAAATTGTTCTTAGTCGCTGATATTCTATGTTGCTAGTGGCATGAGCGCAACTGAAGTCAATACACAGCAGCTGGATGAATTTATTGACGCATTGTGGCTGGAAGATGGCTTATCTCGAAATACCTTGACGAGCTATCGGGCTGATCTAGTGCGATTGGTTAAGTGGCTTGATCAGAAAAATAGAAAAAACATGCAATTGACTGCCATTACTCAGGCAGATTTGTTGGCTTTTTTATCTGGCAGAATTGCACAAGGTGTGAAAACCAGCACAACTTGTCGAGAATTAACCAGTATCAAACGTTTTTATCGTTATTTACTGCGGCAGGAAAAAATTGCTGTGGATCCCGCATCAAATATTGATAGTCCAAAGATTTCCCATCGTTTGCCGGCAAGTTTGGCAGAATCTGAAGTAGAAAAGCTGCTGGCGGCTCCTAACATACAGCTCCCGCTTGGGTTGCGTGACCGTACTATGCTGGAAATATTGTATGCTGCTGGATTGCGTGTATCTGAATTAATCAATCTGACAGTATCGCAGGTGCGTATAGATATGGGTGTGGTACGTATCCTGGGTAAAGGCAATAAGGAGCGTCTCATTCCGTTAGGAGAAGAGGCGTTGTATTGGCTGGATCGATATCAGCGTGAGGCACGTCTGACATTATTATCTGGGAGATTGAGCGATATGCTATTTGTGACAACACGTGGCAGTGCTATGACAAGACAGGCGTTTTGGTATTTGATCAAGCGCTATGCGCAGCAAGTGGGCATTGTGAAACCGTTGTCGCCGCATACGTTACGACACGCATTTGCCACACATTTGCTCAATCATGGTGCTGATTTACGTGTCGTACAGCTATTGCTGGGCCATAGTGATATTTCTACTACCCAGATTTATACACATGTTGCTCGTGAACGTCTCAAGCAATTACATACTCGCCATCATCCAAGAGGCGCACTGTAGCGCAATAATATTTATTTCAGTTGTAAAAGAGATGGTTTTACAGCTATTTATGTACATCAAGAGCGTATGTAGTAACGAATAATCGGGATCGGATTACTGAGAAAATGAAGAGTGGTCGTGGTAATTAGGGAGAGAAAGACAGTGGTGGCCAAGGGCGGAATCGAACCACCGACACAAGGATTTTCAGTCCTCTGCTCTACCGACTGAGCTACTTGGCCTAGAAATCAGCAGTAAAACGCATATTTTACTAGCATAATTTTTATTGGCGCGCCCGGCAGGATTCGAACCCACGACCCCTTGGTTCGTAGCCAAGTACTCTATCCAACTGAGCTACGGGCGCTTTTTACGAGCATTCCATCATTTACTATTGTATGTAGCGTCAATAGTTTTTAGGTATGCCCGAGAAGCTGAGCATGATGTTATATTTAAGGATCATTGTCAAGAATCCCCTTGGGGTAGCTAAATAAGTTCTGAAGAAGATGAAGCTAACAATAGGTAACGAGTAATTGAGCATTGTTAGATTTAAACCTGCAATTTAGGCTGATTTCATTGGTTTGTTTGTTGTTAATAGTGTTATAACTATCGTTTTAAATGATGTTTGAATATAGAAGTGACTGCTTTAAACTATTCAAGGTAAGTAGTGCTTTGCAAATTTGTGTGCTTAATCTTAATTAGGGGTAACTATGCACTGTTCAGGTAAAACGATTACTCGAATGAAACCAACGACTATTCTTGCTCCCGTACTAGCAGTTATGCTGATATTGTCTGCTTGCGGAAAGCCTATGGATGCTCAGGCTTTAGTAGCAGAGGCCAAACAGTATCAGCAGCAGGGAGACAATAAAGCTGCCATCATTCAATTAAAGAATGCACTTAAGCAAAGTCCAAATGATCCTGAAATTCGTTATTTGTTGGGTACGCTCTATGATAAAAGTGGGGATGTACTATCTGCTGAAAAGGAGCTGAATAAAGCGCTTGATCTTGGTATGGATCCGGTCAAGGTATTGCCTGGGCTGAGCCGTGCTTGGCTTGGTACGGGTCAGTTTCAGAAGATATTGGATGAAACTGAGCAATTATCAGACGAAGGAAATTTTGCGGAATTGCTGACTTTGCGAGGCAATGCTGCTTTGGCACTTAACAAGATTGAGGAAGCCAAGGCATTATTTGAACAGGCGTTGCAAGGTGAACCAGGGTTCACAGATGCATTAATTGGCATGGCTAGATGTTCCCTGGCGCGTAATGGTATTGAATCAGCGATGAATTTTGCAGGAGAAGCTGTTCAGCTCAACCCGGAAAGTAGTGATGCAGTATTGTTCAGAGGTGACTTATTGCGTGCCCAGAACAAGATTGATGAGGCTCTGGCGGATTACGATCAGGCGATCAAGCTGAATCCTGAGGCAGTGGCAGCTTATATTAACCGGGCAACAATAGCTATTAGTACCAAGAAGTTTGAAGCAGCACAAACTGATCTGGATGCCGCACGTAAAGTTATCCCCGGAAGCTTGCCTGTTGCATATACTCAAGCATTACTGGATTTTAGTCAGGGTAAGCATGCAGCAGCACTTGAAATTTTACAACAAGTGTTAAGCGCAGCGCCTGACCATCTTCCCAGTGTGCTACTCACAGGCGCAACGCAATTTGCTTTGGGATCGTTGTCACAAGCTGAACAGCATGTTGGGCAATATCTGAAAAAAATTCCCAATAATCTTTATGCCATTAAATTAATGGCTTCTATTCAGATAAAAAATAACCAGGCGAAACAAGCTATTGCTACTTTATCTCCTGCATTGAAAGCTGTACAACAGGATCCACAGCTATTTGCATTGGCTGGAGAAGCGTATATGCGCACTAAGGAGTTTACAAAAGCAACAGAATATTTCGAAAAGGCTGGCGAATTATCTCCCGATAATCCTGCGTTATATACCGCTATGGCTATCAGCAAAATGGGACAGGGGGAAAATAAAAGTGCCATTGCTGATCTAGAACATGCGGTACAGCTGGATGATCAATCTGGTCGTGCTGGTGTCATGTTGGTTTTGACGCATTTGCAGCAACGGGAATTTGATAAAGCGTTGGAAGCAGTTAAATCACAGCTTGCAGAACAACCAGATAACCCTTTACTTCATAATTTGGAAGGAGGTGTTTATCTGGGTAAAAAAGATTTAGCCAAGGCACGTGCTAGCTTTAACCAAGCACTTGTGTTACAGCCGGATTATTTTCCAGCTATATCTAATTTAGCCAGGATTGATCTACAGGAAAAACAACCCGAGGTTGCACAAAAACGGTTTGAAGACTTGTTACAAAGAGATAGCAAGAATGTGCAGGCAATGAATGCATTGGCTAATCTTGCACTGTCACAAGGGAATAAGGAAAAAGCAACGGAATGGCTAGAAAAAGCGGTGCAGAAAAATCCGAACGAGTTGCAACCCGCTCTGCAATTAGGCGCACATTATTTAACGACCAATGTGCCTAAGAAATCGCTGGCGCTGGCTAAAAAATTACAAGCGACTCATTCTGATAATCTGAGTGTAACAGAGCTATTGGCGCGTTCGTATTTGGCAAGTGGCGATAAAAATGCCGCTTTGGAAAATTTTGAAAAACTTGCTGCCAGGTTACCTGACTCAGCACCTGCTCAATTACAAGTGGCACAAATTTATGCTTCTATGCAGGATACCAAGGCAGCAACTAAGGCATTGAAAAAAGCATTGGCAATTAAGCCGGATATGTGGGAAGCCAAGCTGATGCAGGCGCAGTTAGCAGTTGGAGCGGGTCAGGTGGATAAAGCACTTAACATCGCGCAAGAAATGCAAAAGCAGCATGATAAGTTGCCAGTTGGATTTGAACTGGAGGGGGATTTGCAGATGGGACAGAAAAATACTGCTGCCGCTGCCGCTGCTTATGAAAAGGCCTGGTCTAAACAGAAAAACAATCAACGTTTGATTAAGCTGCATACTGCACTGAGCCAAAGTGGCAAAGCCAAGCAAGCTGATCAACATATAGCACAATGGCTGAAAGATAACCCTAATGATGCAGCTGCACGCATGTATCTGGCAGGTACTTATCTGGCAGCTGAAAAATATGATGCTGCAATCAAGGAATACCAAACGATATTGAAACAACATCCAGAAGATGCGGCAACGTTGAATAACCTTGCCTGGATATATCAGCAAAAGAAAGATCCTGCTGCACTGGAATATGCTGAAAAAGCACACAAGCAAGCACCTGATAGCCCTTCTATCATGGATACATTGGGCTGGATTCTGGTTGAAAAAGGTGAAATTGAACGTGGTACTTCTTTATTGCAAAAGGCGGTAGCAGCAGCGCCGGAAGCAGCCGCATTTCGTTATCATTATGCAGTTGGCTTGCAGCAATCTGGCAATACAGCAGAAGCACGTCAAGAATTGGAAAAATTGTTGAGCGGTGATCAACCTTTTTCACAGCGAGATGAAGCTCAAAAATTGTTTGAGAGCCTGTAGCAAACCACGTAACAAATAGTTGTTATTTTTAGTTGTATGTTGTTTCGACCCCTTGTGGAGAAATTCGCAAGGGGTTTTTACATGTCATGAGACAATTTCATTTTATTTGCAGTAATATGTGTGCATCATGAATAAAACAATCGAACACTGTATTGGCCATACGCCGCTGATTCAGCTCAAGCGCCTTCCAGGTAAAACCAGCAATACTGTTCTGGCAAAACTGGAGGGTAATAATCCTGCTGGATCAGTCAAGGATCGACCTGCTTATTCCATGATCATGCGTGCTCAGCAGCGAGGTGTTATTCGTCCCGGAGATAC encodes the following:
- a CDS encoding beta-barrel assembly-enhancing protease; this translates as MHCSGKTITRMKPTTILAPVLAVMLILSACGKPMDAQALVAEAKQYQQQGDNKAAIIQLKNALKQSPNDPEIRYLLGTLYDKSGDVLSAEKELNKALDLGMDPVKVLPGLSRAWLGTGQFQKILDETEQLSDEGNFAELLTLRGNAALALNKIEEAKALFEQALQGEPGFTDALIGMARCSLARNGIESAMNFAGEAVQLNPESSDAVLFRGDLLRAQNKIDEALADYDQAIKLNPEAVAAYINRATIAISTKKFEAAQTDLDAARKVIPGSLPVAYTQALLDFSQGKHAAALEILQQVLSAAPDHLPSVLLTGATQFALGSLSQAEQHVGQYLKKIPNNLYAIKLMASIQIKNNQAKQAIATLSPALKAVQQDPQLFALAGEAYMRTKEFTKATEYFEKAGELSPDNPALYTAMAISKMGQGENKSAIADLEHAVQLDDQSGRAGVMLVLTHLQQREFDKALEAVKSQLAEQPDNPLLHNLEGGVYLGKKDLAKARASFNQALVLQPDYFPAISNLARIDLQEKQPEVAQKRFEDLLQRDSKNVQAMNALANLALSQGNKEKATEWLEKAVQKNPNELQPALQLGAHYLTTNVPKKSLALAKKLQATHSDNLSVTELLARSYLASGDKNAALENFEKLAARLPDSAPAQLQVAQIYASMQDTKAATKALKKALAIKPDMWEAKLMQAQLAVGAGQVDKALNIAQEMQKQHDKLPVGFELEGDLQMGQKNTAAAAAAYEKAWSKQKNNQRLIKLHTALSQSGKAKQADQHIAQWLKDNPNDAAARMYLAGTYLAAEKYDAAIKEYQTILKQHPEDAATLNNLAWIYQQKKDPAALEYAEKAHKQAPDSPSIMDTLGWILVEKGEIERGTSLLQKAVAAAPEAAAFRYHYAVGLQQSGNTAEARQELEKLLSGDQPFSQRDEAQKLFESL